A region of Procambarus clarkii isolate CNS0578487 chromosome 93, FALCON_Pclarkii_2.0, whole genome shotgun sequence DNA encodes the following proteins:
- the LOC123746919 gene encoding LOW QUALITY PROTEIN: dehydrogenase/reductase SDR family member 7 (The sequence of the model RefSeq protein was modified relative to this genomic sequence to represent the inferred CDS: deleted 1 base in 1 codon), producing the protein MLDWFYVVSALVVVLHLLADCCTLYCSILLISFLAYMRFIYLPAECDLVLWFYERFGQPVESLKGRVVWITGASSGIGKALAIRLAQAGARVALSARSSESLNQVKEMCIKSGGVKENDVLVLPLDMIQYDQHQATFDAVIKHFGELDILVSNAGRSQRGRWEMIDIDVDHEIFDLNVFSLISLARIVSKYFLEKGRGHLVVTSSTAGKLGVPMSASYTGSKHAIQGYFECLRTEKAGLGLDITIACPGPVDSNLLQVCATENKGETLGQERIGKRMSAERCAHLYAVSIANKLPEVWIADQPVITLMYLSQYLPFLIKRVMQVIPLKLIMKLRDGRDDAAQLTGTEKKS; encoded by the exons ATGTTGGACTGGTTCTATGTGGTATCAGCACTTGTTGTTGTGCTGCATCTGCTAGCAGATTGCTGCACGCTCTATTGCAGCATCTTATTGATAAGCTTCCTAGCTTATATGAG GTTCATATATCTTCCCGCAGAGTGTGATCTTGTCCTTTGGTTTTATGAACGCTTTGGCCAGCCAGTTG AAAGCCTCAAAGGACGTGTTGTGTGGATCACCGGAGCTTCAAGTGGAATTGGGAAAGCCCTGGCTATTAGATTAGCTCAAGCTGGAGCCAGGGTTGCCTTATCTGCACGATCATCAGAAAGTCTCAACCAAGTCAAGGAGATGTGTATTA AATCTGGAGGAGTGAAAGAAAATGATGTCTTGGTGCTTCCTCTAGATATGATTCAATATGACCAACATCAAGCAACATTTGATGCTGTCATCAAACACTTTGGTGAA CTGGACATTCTTGTCAGCAATGCTGGACGCTCACAACGTGGACGCTGGGAAATGATT GACATTGATGTGGATCATGAAATATTTGACTTGAATGTCTTTTCACTCATTTCACTTGCTCGCATTGTCTCCAAATATTTCCTAGAGAAAGGCAGAGGTCACCTAGTTGTAACCTCAAGCACAGCAGGCAAGCTTGGGGTGCCTATGTCAGCTTCTTACACAGGATCTAAGCATGCAATCCAG GGATATTTTGAATGTTTACGAACTGAGAAGGCAGGACTGGGATTAGATATCACTATTGCCTGCCCAGGTCCAGTTGATTCCAACCTTCTCCAAGTCTGTGCTACAGAAAACAAAGGAGAG ACGCTTGGACAAGAACGTATTGGCAAGAGGATGTCTGCTGAGCGATGTGCTCATTTATATGCAGTGTCTATTGCTAACAAACTTCCAGAAGTGTGGATAGCTGATCAGCCAGTCATCACTCTGATGTATCTGAGCCAGTATTTACCATTCTTGATTAAAAG